In the Bacillus shivajii genome, one interval contains:
- a CDS encoding M50 family metallopeptidase, producing the protein MFTLSDIPTFIWAFAIILPLVMLIHESGHYVMARFFGGKMKFTLGRGKVIFKLGDFEIRRVYFLDSWCQIDELEVSNRWSHALVYLGGSIFNLITIFILNALITYGVLEPHIFFYQFVYFSLYFIFFALLPVEYGEGHPSDGKAVYDVIRHGTKRDPLD; encoded by the coding sequence ATGTTCACATTATCTGACATTCCAACATTTATATGGGCATTTGCCATTATTTTGCCGCTTGTGATGCTTATTCACGAAAGCGGTCATTATGTGATGGCACGTTTTTTTGGCGGGAAAATGAAATTTACATTAGGGAGAGGAAAAGTGATTTTTAAACTTGGTGATTTTGAAATTCGCCGTGTTTACTTTTTGGACTCTTGGTGTCAAATAGATGAATTAGAAGTTAGTAACCGTTGGTCCCATGCTCTTGTCTATTTAGGTGGTTCAATCTTTAACTTAATAACCATTTTTATCTTAAATGCGTTAATTACTTATGGCGTTCTAGAGCCACACATTTTTTTCTATCAATTCGTATACTTCTCGTTATACTTCATTTTCTTCGCATTACTTCCCGTTGAATACGGAGAAGGACATCCGAGTGACGGAAAAGCCGTGTATGATGTCATTCGGCATGGGACAAAGAGAGACCCTTTAGATTAA
- a CDS encoding response regulator transcription factor yields MKPSILIADRDREDCLGVEWFLSQSSIQCHQMIKSYQADDVLQSIEQYQPEIIILELEMFHHAQFKILATMLEDSFTQVICTSTEATYEQARKALNLQFVHFLLKPYTPNHLYAKVRKATHFIQKHEYIYQQEKTQSSTTSQSGLYEKLFNRKELFPTEYVSIGFFPADKSSISSLYKEITSFFRYEVMDALSLSEMILLFTEKHESNYVKEVTRFLQHWETISDVPLSIVVYEPKSPDKTMYSVFEETKDMGEMIFYHGQRKILSFEEAITWKRMDPFLSPPEQRKWIEMLNKRNIQQIKQELYESFQHVKNPYPDPGLIRTKLTSILAQVRRYMHIYHIQQGEIEEKYAQLYRSILYTPVLYRIVQEMVIFIQLLFNDTKKKHDEAKYDIAEHAFQFIENNYWDASLKLSDVAKAVSLNPAYLSSLLKRKTGHSFKEHLLTIRLQEAHRLLSETALSVKEIAHICGFAEANYFSRCFKEKYEKAPTMFRMQNIDHDMRGK; encoded by the coding sequence ATGAAGCCATCAATACTCATTGCTGACAGAGACCGTGAAGATTGTTTAGGGGTAGAGTGGTTTCTTTCTCAATCTTCTATACAATGTCATCAAATGATAAAAAGCTACCAAGCAGATGATGTTTTGCAGTCGATCGAGCAGTACCAACCTGAGATTATCATCCTTGAGCTTGAAATGTTTCACCATGCTCAGTTTAAAATCCTTGCGACAATGCTTGAAGATTCCTTTACTCAAGTCATTTGTACGTCAACAGAAGCAACGTACGAACAAGCACGCAAAGCACTTAACCTTCAATTTGTTCATTTTTTGTTAAAACCTTATACCCCAAATCACTTGTACGCAAAAGTAAGAAAAGCAACTCATTTTATTCAAAAACATGAATATATTTATCAACAGGAGAAAACTCAGTCGAGTACCACCTCACAAAGTGGCCTGTATGAAAAATTATTTAATCGTAAAGAGTTATTTCCAACTGAGTATGTTTCGATCGGATTTTTCCCTGCAGATAAGTCGTCGATTTCAAGTTTATATAAAGAAATTACTTCATTTTTTCGCTACGAAGTCATGGATGCGCTTTCACTAAGTGAAATGATTCTTCTTTTTACTGAAAAACATGAATCAAATTATGTGAAGGAAGTAACTCGTTTTTTACAACATTGGGAAACAATTTCTGATGTGCCGTTATCAATTGTTGTTTACGAGCCAAAATCACCTGACAAAACGATGTACAGTGTCTTCGAAGAAACGAAAGATATGGGAGAAATGATCTTTTACCACGGTCAGCGTAAAATTCTTTCATTTGAAGAAGCAATCACCTGGAAGAGAATGGACCCTTTCCTCTCTCCTCCCGAGCAACGAAAATGGATCGAAATGCTAAATAAGCGTAACATTCAACAAATAAAACAAGAATTATATGAGTCATTTCAACATGTGAAAAATCCATACCCAGACCCTGGACTCATTCGTACTAAACTTACGAGTATTCTCGCACAAGTAAGAAGGTATATGCACATTTACCATATACAGCAAGGGGAAATTGAAGAAAAATATGCACAGCTTTATCGTTCAATCTTATACACGCCCGTTCTTTATCGTATCGTGCAAGAAATGGTCATTTTCATCCAACTCCTCTTTAACGATACGAAAAAAAAGCATGATGAGGCCAAGTATGATATTGCCGAGCATGCATTTCAGTTTATCGAAAACAATTATTGGGATGCCTCGTTAAAGTTAAGTGATGTTGCAAAAGCGGTCAGTTTAAACCCTGCATACTTAAGTTCATTATTAAAGCGAAAAACAGGTCACTCATTTAAAGAACATCTACTTACAATTCGTCTTCAAGAAGCACACCGGTTATTAAGTGAAACAGCTTTATCCGTGAAGGAAATTGCTCACATATGTGGTTTTGCAGAGGCCAATTATTTTAGCCGTTGTTTTAAAGAGAAATATGAGAAAGCGCCAACAATGTTCCGTATGCAAAACATAGATCACGATATGAGGGGGAAATAA
- a CDS encoding aldehyde dehydrogenase, with product MNEAIHSLVQKQKQYFYSGETKSIAFRVKQLEKLKAAIKEREGDILNAVWRDLNKSEHEAFLTEIGFLYNEIKDMIKNVDHWAAPKKEKTPLSHAGSKSIVYKEPYGVTLIIAPWNYPFQLAIAPLIGAIGGGNTAIIKPSEMTPDTSSVIRELISSTFDEEYIAVVEGDAETSKELLEENVDYIFFTGSVQVGKKVMEAAAKHLTPVTLELGGKSPALIMKDANVKLAAKRIVWGKFINAGQTCVAPDYILVHEKHRRKLLKYLVHYIKKYYGENVTGNGKFPKIVSGKHVDRLANMLDEEKVYYGGRFDREERFMEPTVMIDVTYDDQVMAEEIFGPILPIITYANDYDVIDLVRKRPNPLALYVFTESKENEQLILEHLSFGGGCVNDTLMHLATPYMPFGGVGESGMGAYHGKHSFDTFTHEKSVLRQTTKFDLPLRYSKSKATLNTLRKMWE from the coding sequence ATGAACGAGGCTATTCATTCGTTAGTTCAAAAACAAAAACAATATTTTTACAGTGGGGAAACGAAGTCAATTGCCTTTCGTGTCAAGCAGTTGGAAAAACTTAAAGCGGCTATCAAAGAACGTGAAGGTGATATTCTAAATGCAGTTTGGCGTGATTTAAATAAATCAGAGCACGAGGCATTTTTAACAGAAATCGGCTTTTTATACAATGAGATAAAAGATATGATCAAAAATGTTGATCATTGGGCAGCACCAAAAAAAGAAAAAACCCCTTTATCTCATGCTGGCAGTAAAAGTATCGTTTATAAAGAACCATACGGAGTAACACTTATCATTGCGCCATGGAATTACCCATTTCAATTGGCGATCGCACCACTTATCGGTGCAATTGGTGGAGGAAATACTGCAATTATTAAACCTTCGGAGATGACACCTGACACGAGTTCAGTCATACGTGAATTGATTTCATCAACGTTTGATGAAGAATATATCGCGGTCGTAGAAGGAGACGCTGAAACGTCGAAAGAATTATTAGAAGAAAACGTAGACTACATTTTCTTTACGGGGAGTGTCCAAGTCGGAAAAAAAGTAATGGAAGCTGCTGCAAAGCATTTAACGCCAGTCACGTTAGAATTAGGTGGTAAGAGCCCAGCTTTAATAATGAAGGACGCAAATGTAAAATTAGCGGCAAAAAGAATTGTTTGGGGAAAGTTTATCAATGCAGGTCAAACGTGTGTTGCTCCTGACTATATTCTCGTTCATGAAAAGCACCGCCGAAAACTATTAAAATATTTGGTGCACTACATTAAAAAGTATTACGGTGAGAATGTGACTGGAAACGGGAAATTCCCGAAGATCGTAAGTGGAAAGCATGTTGATCGTTTAGCAAATATGCTTGATGAAGAAAAGGTGTATTATGGTGGGCGTTTTGATCGTGAGGAACGCTTTATGGAACCAACAGTGATGATTGATGTTACGTATGATGACCAAGTGATGGCAGAAGAAATTTTCGGCCCAATCTTGCCGATAATTACTTATGCCAATGACTATGACGTCATTGATTTAGTGAGAAAACGCCCCAATCCATTAGCGCTTTACGTATTTACTGAAAGCAAAGAAAATGAGCAATTGATCCTTGAACACCTCTCGTTTGGCGGAGGATGCGTAAATGATACATTAATGCATTTAGCGACCCCTTATATGCCATTTGGTGGTGTAGGTGAAAGTGGAATGGGGGCTTACCACGGAAAGCATAGCTTTGATACGTTCACACACGAAAAAAGTGTTTTAAGACAAACGACAAAATTTGATCTTCCATTAAGGTATAGTAAATCAAAAGCTACATTAAACACATTACGAAAAATGTGGGAGTAA
- a CDS encoding MATE family efflux transporter, giving the protein MYETKTIKEKIRLLIVVMWPILVTQVGMYAMNFIDTTMSGQAGANDLAGVAIGSSLWVPILTGITGILIALTPILSQKIGAEKADDVGYYVIQGIYLSIAISIVVVILGIFLLEPILGLMALTPEVAHIAKHYLIGLVLGIIPLFVYTVFRCFMDSLGQTRVTMFITLLALPVNFIFNYALIFGNFGFPQLGGIGAGYASAITYWFILGVTIYFTKNVRPFVQYRLFQVLYPLKLRTWKEILVIGLPIGLTIFFETSIFSAVTLLMSQFSTEIIAAHQAALNFASILYMIPLSIAFTLTIAVGFELGAKRMKDVKQYSYIGMVISILMGLFACVFIYVLREPAASLYSNDPEVLVLIQHFLIYAIFFQLSDAINTPIQGILRGYKDVNIPFVMAFISFWIIGLPFGFISANYTPLGPFGYWLGLIVSLGVCASFLAWRLFVVQRKFSLKIDTEH; this is encoded by the coding sequence ATGTATGAAACGAAAACAATAAAAGAAAAAATACGCTTACTCATCGTTGTCATGTGGCCGATATTAGTGACTCAAGTAGGTATGTATGCAATGAACTTTATTGATACAACAATGTCTGGTCAAGCGGGGGCAAATGACTTAGCAGGTGTGGCGATCGGATCTAGTTTATGGGTACCAATTTTAACGGGGATTACAGGGATTTTAATTGCGCTTACGCCAATCCTCTCGCAAAAAATCGGAGCAGAGAAAGCTGATGATGTAGGATATTACGTCATTCAAGGGATATATTTATCCATTGCTATATCGATTGTTGTTGTAATACTTGGTATATTTTTGCTGGAACCGATATTAGGATTAATGGCTTTAACGCCCGAGGTTGCTCATATTGCTAAGCACTATTTAATCGGTTTAGTGTTAGGAATCATACCGTTGTTTGTGTATACCGTGTTTCGATGTTTTATGGATTCTCTCGGTCAAACAAGGGTTACGATGTTTATTACTCTATTAGCACTACCTGTGAATTTTATTTTTAACTATGCGCTTATTTTCGGCAATTTCGGTTTTCCACAGCTAGGTGGGATCGGTGCCGGATATGCCTCAGCGATAACATACTGGTTTATTTTAGGGGTAACAATTTACTTTACGAAAAATGTACGACCGTTTGTACAATATCGTCTATTCCAGGTGCTCTACCCATTAAAGTTGAGAACTTGGAAAGAAATTTTAGTCATCGGATTACCGATTGGGTTAACGATTTTTTTCGAAACGAGTATTTTTTCAGCAGTGACTCTTTTAATGAGTCAGTTCTCAACAGAAATTATTGCAGCTCATCAAGCTGCTTTAAACTTTGCAAGTATTCTATACATGATTCCGTTAAGCATTGCGTTTACATTGACGATTGCAGTTGGATTTGAACTTGGAGCAAAACGGATGAAAGATGTTAAGCAATATAGCTACATTGGAATGGTTATTTCTATTTTAATGGGACTCTTTGCTTGTGTTTTTATTTATGTTCTTAGAGAACCTGCCGCAAGCTTATATTCAAATGACCCAGAAGTGTTAGTGTTAATTCAGCACTTTTTAATTTATGCGATCTTTTTCCAATTGTCTGATGCTATAAATACCCCGATTCAAGGGATTTTACGTGGTTATAAAGATGTAAACATTCCTTTTGTGATGGCGTTTATTTCGTTTTGGATTATCGGATTGCCGTTCGGGTTCATTTCAGCTAATTATACTCCGCTCGGTCCATTCGGATATTGGTTAGGACTGATTGTTTCACTTGGTGTATGTGCAAGCTTTCTAGCATGGAGACTCTTCGTTGTACAACGAAAGTTCTCGTTAAAAATAGATACAGAACATTAA
- a CDS encoding alanine racemase → MPSYEDIPTPALLIDEEKMQRNIQRMIKAAVNNKIELRPHFKTHKSIWIAKEQLKAGAVGITVAKPSEAELLFKHGVTNILLAFPIVDPKKIDQLLQVAEGKQLIFATDSLEQAKIVNEKADKHNTEQEVWIKVNSGLNRCGTEPGEETVHLAKKISDLSNLKVTGLFTHAGHSYAATTEQERVEIAETETNTILQTAQLCEHAGITIEHRSIGSTPTFEIGATINGITEIRPGNAVFFDGVQAGLGVAKHEEVALKVLGTIVSKKTDRIILDTGSKALTTEKGAHGNESIKGFGKVIHPSKRIEITRLSEEHGMIDLKGNEEVSLEDFSIGEKVEIIPNHACTAVNLYEKYYVLKKTGDISTSPIDARGCSQ, encoded by the coding sequence GTGCCATCATATGAAGACATTCCAACCCCAGCTCTATTGATTGACGAGGAAAAAATGCAAAGAAATATTCAAAGAATGATAAAAGCTGCGGTGAATAACAAGATCGAGTTACGTCCGCACTTTAAAACGCATAAATCGATTTGGATTGCTAAAGAACAGTTAAAAGCTGGAGCAGTGGGTATTACCGTTGCAAAGCCATCCGAAGCGGAACTACTATTTAAACATGGAGTAACGAATATTTTACTGGCATTTCCAATCGTCGATCCTAAGAAAATTGATCAATTACTTCAGGTTGCAGAAGGAAAACAGCTTATTTTTGCGACAGATAGTCTTGAACAAGCAAAAATCGTTAACGAAAAAGCTGACAAGCACAACACGGAACAAGAGGTGTGGATTAAAGTAAACTCTGGCCTAAACCGGTGTGGTACAGAACCGGGAGAAGAGACTGTTCATCTAGCGAAAAAGATAAGTGATCTCTCTAACTTAAAAGTAACTGGGCTATTTACACATGCTGGCCATTCATATGCAGCGACGACAGAACAAGAACGAGTGGAAATCGCAGAAACAGAGACAAATACCATTTTACAAACGGCTCAATTATGTGAGCATGCGGGGATAACAATTGAACACCGTAGTATTGGGTCAACGCCTACCTTTGAGATTGGTGCAACAATAAATGGGATTACAGAAATCAGACCAGGGAATGCAGTGTTTTTCGATGGGGTCCAAGCAGGCCTAGGTGTTGCAAAACATGAGGAAGTTGCCTTGAAGGTCCTAGGGACAATTGTTTCTAAAAAAACAGATAGGATCATTTTAGATACAGGTAGTAAAGCGTTAACAACAGAAAAAGGTGCCCATGGTAATGAAAGCATTAAAGGATTCGGAAAAGTGATCCATCCAAGTAAACGAATTGAAATTACGAGGCTATCTGAAGAGCATGGAATGATTGATTTGAAAGGAAATGAAGAAGTTAGTCTTGAAGACTTTTCAATCGGGGAGAAAGTTGAGATTATTCCTAACCATGCATGTACAGCTGTAAATTTATATGAAAAATATTATGTGCTGAAAAAAACAGGGGATATTTCTACATCACCAATTGATGCGAGGGGGTGTTCACAATAA
- a CDS encoding sensor domain-containing diguanylate cyclase has product MFEIHYMIFAMIGLIGSVLFMVLYIKIHNQQKRIFRLVENSQDLVYQFQVEPEHKFLYVSPSIEKMLKVSVKDVYANPRIPFDLIHPEDMPKLQNKLSGKVDYSQPILQRWEISRGIYGWFEEYATPVYKHGKLVKIEGIVRNVSDKIRLQKELEFKSFHDELTGLKNRTAFRERFHYLNEIDLSVGLMLCDVNDLKATNDNFGHLAGDNLIKETASILKGCVDDYTSVYRIGGDEFVLLIEGTSRRYVEHKYELLLSLCEHHNEESTNSQNIYFAVGYEHSRSSMKLMDHLFKQADEAMYEDKRKTKQQLFV; this is encoded by the coding sequence ATGTTCGAAATACATTATATGATTTTTGCAATGATAGGATTGATCGGATCCGTTCTTTTTATGGTTTTGTATATAAAGATACATAATCAGCAAAAACGGATTTTTAGATTAGTAGAGAACTCTCAAGACCTTGTTTATCAATTTCAAGTTGAACCTGAACATAAATTTTTGTACGTCAGCCCTTCCATTGAAAAAATGTTAAAGGTTTCTGTAAAAGATGTTTATGCCAACCCTAGAATTCCCTTTGATCTTATCCATCCAGAAGATATGCCAAAACTTCAAAATAAATTATCTGGTAAAGTAGATTATAGCCAGCCGATCTTACAACGTTGGGAAATTTCTCGTGGCATTTACGGTTGGTTTGAGGAATATGCTACACCCGTTTATAAGCATGGAAAGCTTGTGAAAATCGAAGGAATCGTTAGAAATGTTTCAGATAAAATCCGTTTACAGAAAGAGCTTGAATTTAAAAGCTTTCACGATGAATTGACAGGGCTAAAAAACCGAACAGCGTTTCGAGAACGGTTTCACTATTTAAATGAAATCGATCTATCTGTAGGCCTCATGCTTTGTGATGTAAATGATCTAAAAGCAACAAACGACAACTTCGGTCACCTTGCAGGAGACAACCTTATAAAAGAAACAGCTTCAATTCTTAAAGGTTGCGTTGATGATTATACGAGCGTATACCGCATTGGTGGAGATGAATTCGTTCTTCTAATTGAAGGCACATCTAGAAGATATGTAGAACACAAATATGAACTCCTTCTATCTTTATGTGAACATCATAATGAAGAGTCTACAAATTCACAAAACATCTACTTCGCTGTCGGTTATGAACATTCCCGCTCTTCCATGAAACTGATGGATCATTTGTTTAAACAGGCCGATGAAGCAATGTACGAAGACAAGCGTAAGACAAAACAACAATTGTTTGTATAG
- the hutU gene encoding urocanate hydratase has product MTIRANKGTELETKGWIQEAALRMLRNNLDPDVAENPDDLVVYGGIGKAARNWESFEAIQDSLKNLEDDETLLVQSGKPVAVFRTHENAPRVLLANSNLVPAWANWDHFHELEKKGLMMYGQMTAGSWIYIGSQGIVQGTYETFAELAKQHYTGSLNGTITLTAGLGGMGGAQPLAVTMNDGVCIAIEIDPHKIQRRIDTRYLDVKADTLNEAIKLARDAKNNGKPLSIGLLGNAAELLPEMVEQGFIPDVLTDQTSAHDPLHGYVPKGFTLEDANMLRKEDPEQYTKLSKESMAIHVQSMLDMQKKGAITFDYGNNIRQVAFDEGVKNAFDFPGFVPAYIRPQFCEGKGPFRWVALSGDPEDIYKTDEVILKEFSYNKPLCKWIKMAQEKIQFQGLPSRICWLGYGERARFGKIINDLVAKGEIKAPIVIGRDHLDSGSVASPNRETESMKDGSDAVSDWPILNALINSVGGASWVSVHHGGGVGMGYSLHAGMVIVADGTKEAEARLERVLTSDPGMGVARHADAGYEKAIETANEKGIHLPMINQKT; this is encoded by the coding sequence ATGACAATACGCGCAAATAAAGGAACTGAACTTGAAACGAAAGGGTGGATTCAAGAAGCAGCTTTAAGAATGCTTCGCAATAACTTGGATCCTGATGTCGCTGAAAACCCAGATGACCTTGTTGTATATGGAGGAATCGGAAAAGCTGCAAGGAACTGGGAGAGCTTTGAAGCAATCCAAGATTCATTAAAAAATCTTGAAGATGATGAAACATTATTAGTGCAATCTGGAAAGCCCGTTGCCGTTTTTCGTACACATGAAAATGCCCCTCGAGTTCTCTTAGCAAACTCAAACCTCGTTCCAGCTTGGGCAAACTGGGATCATTTCCATGAGCTTGAGAAAAAAGGCTTGATGATGTATGGACAAATGACGGCAGGTAGCTGGATTTATATTGGAAGCCAAGGAATTGTTCAAGGAACATACGAAACGTTTGCGGAGCTTGCAAAACAACATTATACCGGCAGTTTAAATGGAACCATCACATTAACTGCAGGCCTAGGCGGAATGGGTGGTGCACAGCCGTTAGCTGTCACGATGAATGATGGTGTTTGTATTGCAATAGAAATTGATCCACATAAAATTCAACGACGCATTGACACAAGGTACTTAGATGTAAAAGCAGATACATTAAATGAAGCAATTAAACTTGCTCGTGATGCAAAAAATAATGGAAAACCACTTTCTATTGGACTTTTAGGCAATGCAGCTGAGCTTCTTCCTGAAATGGTTGAGCAAGGATTTATTCCTGACGTATTAACTGATCAAACATCAGCACACGATCCATTACATGGATATGTTCCAAAAGGATTTACTCTTGAAGACGCGAATATGTTACGTAAGGAAGACCCAGAACAATATACGAAACTTTCAAAAGAAAGTATGGCCATTCATGTACAAAGTATGCTAGACATGCAAAAGAAAGGTGCTATTACTTTTGACTACGGAAATAACATCCGTCAAGTGGCCTTTGACGAAGGAGTTAAAAACGCCTTTGACTTCCCTGGTTTTGTTCCAGCATATATCCGTCCACAATTTTGTGAAGGGAAAGGGCCTTTCAGATGGGTTGCGTTATCAGGAGATCCAGAAGACATTTACAAAACAGATGAAGTGATCTTGAAAGAGTTCTCATATAATAAGCCGTTATGCAAGTGGATCAAAATGGCTCAAGAAAAAATCCAGTTCCAAGGATTACCTTCTCGTATTTGCTGGCTAGGGTACGGAGAACGTGCTCGTTTCGGAAAAATCATCAATGATTTAGTTGCTAAAGGAGAAATTAAAGCGCCGATCGTCATTGGGCGTGACCACCTTGATTCTGGTTCTGTTGCTTCACCAAATCGGGAAACAGAATCGATGAAAGATGGCAGTGACGCAGTTAGTGACTGGCCAATTTTAAACGCACTCATTAATAGTGTCGGTGGAGCCAGCTGGGTTTCTGTTCATCACGGTGGAGGTGTAGGCATGGGGTATTCTCTACACGCTGGTATGGTCATCGTAGCTGATGGAACGAAAGAAGCAGAAGCAAGATTAGAACGCGTATTAACATCAGACCCAGGTATGGGCGTTGCACGACACGCTGATGCTGGCTATGAAAAAGCCATTGAAACAGCTAACGAAAAAGGCATCCACTTACCAATGATTAATCAAAAGACATAA
- a CDS encoding small multi-drug export protein encodes MWEALWQYTVVFVMAATPWLEILFVIPIGIAMGLNPIIVAIVSFVGNFLPILLIVYAFKQIQKAKIVQRWKTKREAKRRKKEVVREGVDMEGLESETDPKKRTKKDRATAIFHKYGIPGLAIVGPILTGVHLAAVIALSLKADKHRTTFWMAVSLIAWTVLITVASYYGISWITNLL; translated from the coding sequence ATGTGGGAAGCTCTCTGGCAATACACTGTCGTGTTCGTAATGGCTGCAACACCTTGGCTTGAGATTTTATTCGTCATTCCTATTGGAATAGCAATGGGGCTAAACCCAATCATCGTCGCAATTGTTTCCTTTGTCGGAAACTTTCTACCAATCCTCCTAATCGTCTATGCATTTAAACAAATTCAAAAAGCGAAAATAGTACAACGCTGGAAAACGAAACGTGAAGCGAAGAGGAGAAAGAAAGAAGTTGTACGTGAAGGCGTTGATATGGAAGGCTTAGAAAGTGAGACTGACCCTAAAAAGCGTACGAAAAAAGATCGTGCAACGGCAATCTTTCATAAATACGGAATTCCAGGACTCGCGATTGTTGGTCCTATACTAACTGGGGTTCACCTTGCTGCGGTTATTGCACTTTCATTAAAAGCTGATAAACATCGAACGACGTTTTGGATGGCGGTCAGTCTTATCGCATGGACGGTCTTGATTACCGTCGCTTCCTACTATGGGATCAGCTGGATCACGAACTTATTATAA
- a CDS encoding GNAT family N-acetyltransferase, which translates to MINYTSNIKDIHPDQLKGGFFADWGDKYPSPEKHLEILQNSYAVVLAIDEATNEVVGFINAISDGVISAYIPLLEVVRDYQGQGIGKELVDKMIEELDSFYMVDLLCDTKLQPFYEKRGMMKVGGMCIRNFSYADGENY; encoded by the coding sequence ATGATTAACTATACAAGCAATATAAAAGATATCCATCCCGACCAACTAAAAGGAGGCTTTTTTGCCGATTGGGGAGACAAGTACCCGTCACCAGAAAAGCACCTTGAAATTTTGCAAAATAGTTATGCTGTCGTCCTAGCTATTGATGAGGCAACAAACGAGGTCGTAGGGTTTATTAATGCAATTAGTGACGGCGTGATCAGCGCATATATCCCTTTACTCGAGGTTGTAAGAGATTATCAAGGTCAAGGTATTGGCAAAGAGCTAGTGGATAAAATGATTGAGGAATTAGATTCTTTTTATATGGTTGATTTATTATGCGATACAAAACTGCAGCCGTTTTATGAAAAGCGTGGGATGATGAAAGTCGGAGGAATGTGTATTCGAAACTTCTCATATGCAGATGGTGAGAACTATTAA
- a CDS encoding HNH endonuclease has translation MKREEKGQCQLCERDNVILTEHHLIPKEEGGTFMPTARLCIPCHKQTHHLYTNKELAIRLYTIERLKDDESIKRFLKWIKKQPSQTLIKVKKSHHKRQNRS, from the coding sequence ATGAAGCGTGAAGAGAAAGGGCAATGCCAACTTTGCGAAAGGGACAATGTAATATTAACAGAACATCACCTGATACCGAAAGAAGAAGGTGGTACGTTTATGCCAACAGCTCGTTTATGTATTCCTTGTCATAAACAAACCCACCATTTATATACAAATAAAGAATTAGCGATCCGATTATATACAATTGAACGGTTAAAAGATGATGAGTCGATAAAGCGATTTTTGAAGTGGATTAAAAAGCAGCCATCACAAACATTAATAAAAGTGAAGAAATCACATCATAAACGACAAAACCGTTCATAA
- a CDS encoding GNAT family N-acetyltransferase, producing MNIRQARTGDEACITDVHIQSWQKAYQGTLPDDLLNNLSYEKRFEQWKQAIANSSDGYGLFVAENDNGDIVGFASCGKSRSLEKFPEYAGELYAIYLLPTEVRKGIGRQLSDRVVTHLKRHSMNSMIIWVLQDNDACLFYKDLGGRFIGSDRLRIGDEYYTEIAYGWKEI from the coding sequence ATGAACATTCGCCAAGCACGAACCGGAGACGAAGCATGTATTACTGACGTACACATTCAGAGCTGGCAAAAGGCATATCAAGGAACACTGCCAGATGATCTATTAAACAACCTATCTTACGAAAAACGATTTGAGCAGTGGAAACAGGCGATCGCAAATTCTTCAGACGGATACGGACTTTTTGTTGCTGAAAATGATAATGGCGACATCGTTGGTTTTGCCTCTTGTGGAAAAAGCAGAAGTTTAGAAAAATTTCCTGAGTATGCCGGCGAGCTCTACGCCATTTACTTGCTTCCTACTGAGGTAAGAAAAGGGATCGGGAGACAATTATCAGACAGAGTGGTTACTCATTTAAAAAGACATAGCATGAACTCGATGATTATTTGGGTACTTCAAGACAATGACGCATGCTTGTTTTACAAAGATCTTGGCGGTAGATTTATCGGCTCCGACCGGTTAAGAATTGGGGATGAATATTACACAGAAATTGCGTATGGATGGAAAGAAATTTAA